ACGGAGGTCGTATGGTGTTTAATGTACGAGCGTAAAAgagtttaaaaaatgttactttgcatgtcggtgtacacgataactcagAATCTACTGTAACCAtagcttgcaaataactgtcgaccgtttttttttttcttgtgctCTTGTTGCGAGGACAACCGAAAAAGTTCATACTCTCTCGTTCTCGCTCTGAGCAAGAGAGTTGTGCTGTCTTcatttctgttttctgttgaGCGCTTTTCGTTGAGGTCTTTTTATTTCGGTCGTTGAATGAGCAGTGCGTTAAGGGCGGAACGAGAAACGCTCAGAAACGCACAAAGAGAGTCAGCAAAAGACCGATTGACCGAAAAACTAAGCGAAAACGGTCTTCACATTTactttcgttgttgttgcaattaatatatttcgtCTGCAAAACGAATCCGCAAAAGACTTTTTTCTTCACTGAACACGGCAAAACGGTCTTGGAATAATCGAAACAAAACTGAATGGAAAACAACGGGTTCGAGTGCGAGCGAGCTCATTCAAAAACCCCTGAAACGGTTGCTCTTTGAGTCTTTTCGTAAAGAGTCAGAGAGAGACACTTATTTGCAGACAACGAGAATCGGtcgacagttatttgcaagctctgaCTGTAACTAATTCTACAGGACAGGTCTTACGtaggtatttttttattataatatattttttaattaacttattttttagtCAATATCAATGGTTTTAACTTccaattttaataaagaatttGAAAAACGGGAAACTAATCCGTAATATCTATCATCCCATAGAATCTGTGAACAGTTAGGAAGTTAAAATTGACTCTGGAGATTTacctttttataatttttggaaatGTGAACAATGCAGTAAGCTTTTGAAGGCACTCTTGGGGCCTAGAGGATTAAGATAGGTTGCTCTTTGTCTCACACTTTCTTATTTGTATTGTATCAGCCTCACTTTCATTCGGAGTCATTGACGAATTCCACGATTGCCGGAATCTGCAACTAGAGCAGGTGTTCAGGCACTTTCTTGAGTGCGTTCAGATCACCTAAAGACGAGTGGAGACTGCAGTGATTCAGCTCACAATCCTTTCTTTTGGATATGTTTGCTAACATTGTTTCTCTTGATTGGCGTTCATCTTAAAATTTTCTTGAATTCCGTTCTACGCAGAgtacttttccttttttcctctATAGCCCCTCCGGGTCAGCTTGACTAATTTAGCGTTACGTTGGGTTTCACTGTGTCCTGGCATACACGTTACTTGCACATCTTTTCCAAAAGTCATTCCTGCAATTGCCCATTCATtctaaatatgtttttaatatccacatatatttatttttgtacaaCCGTTACAGTAGTGCTCGACTTGATCGTATTTAGATAGCCAGCAGTTCGGGGATCATTTAAATGCTGTTGGGTCTGCATGTGGGCTACCAGATTGTGGGTTCGAGCAAAGGTCTTGCCACAGAGTTTGCACCTAAAGAATGCAGCAACAGTTTATAGTTTAGTTTATTTGTCATTGCTCAGAGTAAAGCCTAACCTAATCGATCTTACGTGTGAGGCTTCTCGCCCGTATGCGTTTTGTAGTGCTCCTTCAAGACGCTAGAGTAAGTGAAGGTTTTGCCGCAAGTCTGACAACCATAGGGACGCTCATTTCGATGGGTTCTACAGGGGAaagagttaataaataatgattatcaatgttttttttaaataaaaatatcatcCACTTGGAAAAGCATCAAATAAGAACGAATTATATTAAACGGCTACAATTTTGATGCTCTTTCAAGATAAACAAtgaaatttagatttttatatactaatttttaaatttagagttTTATTTAACGAAAAAAGATCGCTAAAAATTAACGTATTTCACTCAGAATTTCGtgtgtttttttgggttcgtaGTGTTTTCGATTTATAGGATcatgtaaaatttttttcaaagaaaCCTCTTAGAAAGAAGATATCACACATTGAGCGAAATTCTAagcaaaacaagaaaggaagctaacttcggcacaccgaagtttgtatacccttgcagattggttttgatgtttatattataaatttaaatgctgaaaacactcacaaaacagagtttcattacattttacttatacttattatgtttacagtttgacagttacagttttacattcccagctttacattttctccacatttacagatcgtttatatgacagctatatgatatagttgtccgattttcataaaaactttacaaaaattctgaagtaataaaagaagcttatatctaaaagtagataagaatatgttgaaaaacaacgaagttataatttttttcctattctttttccgatcgttcctatggcagctataagatatagtcgtccgattttcataaaatttttaccaaaattctgtaataatataaaatggctatatctcaaaaatgatgcaaaaatattgaaaaacagccaagttataatttttttctcaaaatttatcgaacatttgtatgggagctatatgatatagtcgtccgatccggcccgttccgacatatatagcagtgagagtatatagaagactctttgctaagtttcattcagatagctttaaaactgagggactagtttgcgtagaaacagacagacggacagacggacagacggacagatggacagacggacagacggacatggctagatcgactcggctgttgatgctgatcaagaatatatatactttatagggtcggaaacgtctccttcactgcgttgcaaacttctgactgaaattataataccctgcaagggtataaaaatatgaattaataTTTGAGCGATCAAgtcaatataaaattataattattaatggcaagcaatatatattaaaatcaatagataataattaaacattgatttttattttttcacttgtAATGATTACGTGCCCTGAAAAAAAGTGGTTAAAGGATGAGAAGTTATTCACTCACCTTTCGTGCTTTACAAGGGAAGTGCGATCCGCGAAGCAACGTTGACAATATTGGCATTTGTAGGGCTTGGCTCCCGTGTGCTGGCGTATGTGGCGCATCAACTGGTAGTTGACGTGGAAGCTCTTGTGGCAGATCCTTAAAGGGGGCACAACGATTTTAATACTAGCGTCACATTAAAACAGGAAGTTTTCCTACTCGCATTCGAAAGGCCGTTCGTTGGTATGTCTTCGCATGTGCGTGTCCAAGGTGCTCTTCCTGGGATATCCGTTACCACAAATCTCGCACACATGCAGTTTGACGCTACTGATTATGGCTGGCGCAGGAACTGTTTCCACAGCCAACACCACTGGCCTCTCCTTCTCCAGCGGTGCTGCCACATCTTCGACTTGTTCGTCGTCGGCCCAAACAGCTTCATCTAGCACCTCCACCTCTAGTTGCTCCAACTGTTCTGTTGCCACAGGTGGCGGGGAAGATTCTGAAACAACCACAGCCGGCTCCTCTACATCTTTGACCACATATTCACTGAGGAAGTCATGGGAGCGCTGGCAAATCTGCCGGAATTTGTGGGCGAGGATTAGAAAGGCCTTGCACTTGAGGCAAATCCTGGTGGGCAGATGGTCCGTGCGGGTTATCTATAAGGGAAATCGAGATTTTAAAGAGATTACAGAGAAAAGTTGGACCGCTTTCTCCACCTGAATTCCACTGAAACTCTCGAGTTTCTCACAAAGTAAAGTGCCGCCGCGCTCCTTGTCGTCCGCTCGCTCGTAAATTGAGACCATTTGGGCGTCGCCATCCTGCAGGCATGTCCTGCAAACGTTCAGCAtgtccagcttcagctccatTATTCGCTTAGTTCAGTTCATAATGCTGGGGAGAcctttattattgttatcTTTTTTGTTGCagttcttctttttcttcttctttttccgGCGACATACGGCGCCATTCGCCCCGAACGCGCTCATGTTTTGATTTCGTGTGCAGGAACTCTTCTCGAGGACAGAACTGTACTCGGATAACAGAAGGATGCATTCGCAAATGACCGACGAGAAGCTCCAGTGCCGCATCTGTCTACTGCAGCCCAAGGATGAGACCCTCATGCCCACGCAGGCGGACTTTTGCGCGCAAATCCAACGCTGCACGGGCATTCAGGTGAGCAGAAGATCTTGTGGCTTCCAAAGTCCCACTGAGAAGGCTGTCTTTGAAATCCTTAGCTGAGAGAGAACGCTGCTTGGCCCACGCGTATCTGCACGAGCTGTGCCCTGCTACTCCGAGCGGCCCTCAAATTGCGCTCCCTGTGCCAGGATGCGGAGAAGGCGTTGCAACAGCAGAAGATTGGGGAGAATGTCCCACGGCTGGAGCAGAACGAGAATGAAAGTAAGGACCTGCCCAGCAAAGAGGCTAGCTGCAGTGACAGCGAAGTGGAGTACGAGTACCTAGAGCCCTACGACTTGGAGGCGGCTGACAGTACTGATGAAATAATCAGCATAGAACCGCTGACCTCAACGCCAACATCACTCCTTGAGGAGGAATCTATTAGTCCTGCGTCAGAGCCCGACGAAGATGTTGGCCAGGCTCATGCTCCTCCGCTGGCCTGCACAGTTTGCCATAAGGTATACGCTGACTGGGTCAAGCTGGCCGCCCACCTGAAGGTCCACAACAGAGGGAAACCACATGAGTGCGAGTAAGCTGCTCTGAGTAAGAAGTCCTAGCCCTGGGAGTAATCTTTCTTTCCACTAGGATCTGCCACAAGCGCTTCCGGCAAACGCCGCAGCTGACCAGGCACATGAACACGCACACGAGGAACCGTCCCTACAAATGTGATTACTGCGATTCTAGCTTCGCAGATCCCTCCACACGCATCAAGCACCACAGGTAATGCGATTCGAATAGGCTCTCTTGGGAACCCAATGCCAATGCCACTGTATTTCAGAATCCACACCAACGAGCGTCCGTACAAGTGCAAACACTGCAGCAAGTCGTTCGCCTACTCCAATGTGCTCCGGGTGCACATAAATACGCATACGGGCGAGAGACCGTTTAGCTGCCAGCACTGCCAGCGAACCTTCTCCCAGCTGCACCACAAAAACGCCCACGAGAGGTCCCACAAGCCAAGAGTCCATGCGGAAGCCAAGACCAACTTGGtagaacaaataaaataagtttaacACCATTTGTATAAAGTTGTTGAAGGGGGGAAATACACtactggccgaaataataagtacatgtGCATAAGGTTTGTTTCAagtcctataaaatttgttaaataaaccTAATGAAAAAATTCactttaattttagttttcgtACTTATTCTAGGTAATAAGAACTGCCAAAAGGATTTTACATTTCCAATTTTAAGACAGGGATCAACTTTTTTAtccaaaaagcatgaaaatgggTTGGCCAAAGCCGACGTTAAAAGTACTTTGATCCGATGACCGAAAAAAGGCGATTTCTATGCATTAATGCTGTCAAGTAACTATTCAAAAAATACAGCAACACCCTAAAAACAACACATTGTGAGAAATGCCACCAGATCACGAATAAGTTCATTGAATTTGaggaatttattatattaatagaCGCCCTTTTGTTGGATTCTTTTGCCTTTCGTCACATCATAAATAATGGGgaatttaagatatattggAAAGTTTCGTTGGTGGTACTTCTATTGGAATCCTTTGCACTGTGCCGACAAAACCTTACCGATCCGTCACAAGCCGACTTGCATATCCACGAGAAAGGTTTCTATACATACACGCTTCAAAATATAGGAGACTATTTGCTCATGACTTTACTGCTGTTATTGATCACAGCTACCCTCTGCATTGAATGGATGAAGAGAATGGGCGTTCGCAACTTTacgttaattatttttaaagtcgtTTTGATTTCTAACGTCTCAAAGTTCTTTCTTCTGCCAATACTGGTATGGCGGAGCAATACAACAGTGTTTGGGAGGAGTTGGCACCACCTCCTGGTCATGGGCCACCATCTGTGTTTACTTCTCCTCGCCTACGAGGCTGTTGGAGCAACTAGGAAGGTTTTCCGTTGGTGGGCCTACACATTGCTTGCTTGTAGTGCTTGCCTTTGTTTTAAAGGAGACAACGCGTTATTTTGTCGCTCTCCTGCTGGAAGATAATTTTACGTGAAAGCTAACATTTTAAAGGTTAAGTTATTCGAAATACATCTTAAGATCAGTACCCTTTGAATTTCTACTCATTAAAGAAATCGGTTTTTCTATGATTTAGCAAAAGTACAGACATTCTTCTAAGCCTAGAACTCtgaacttattaaatatttttcactcttttgtttttatttgtaaacttAGATTAGTATCCAGTATAACCAACCTTATTTTAGGCAACTTTCGCTattattttttggcattttagTCATAAATTTGTGGCAAGTCATTACCAGAAACTCAGACCGGGTTTCCTCAGCAAATCTGTAGGTAGATGGAAACGGTCAAATTCTTAGGATTATACCCGATAATGATGTCTTTAAAGGGCCGCAATCGAAATCTTATTCGGATTCCGAAAATTGTAACATTTTCGGCCACAAAAACCATTGTTTATGAGCTTGAATCGGACTATTTGTCAACTggaaaccctttttttttccccctcgtCTCATCATAAGCATAGGGATAGTACCGTGTGAGTATGAATTTGGCCCAGACCGTGGGCAATTCAACAAACTTTTTCCAGTCCTTCAATCAGAAACACCATACAGGaccattttaattgttattaaatgtatgtgtgtgtggaaaataagcaaaatttaattttcaagttttttttaacataacATTATCCTTCaagtattgatattttaaaatatacgaTCTTCGTAAGCTAGATTAACTACTCTTAAGACTAAGAACATCATTGATAAGAATTACTAAATACATAGatcaatatatacatatggagACTTTTCTTCTAAGATGTTCAAAGTAAATCTAGGTTTCAAACtgattataatataaaagcAAGGAATTTTACATTGCTTCGTCGATTgtagtaattaaattttgttagaaaCACAATCTTAGCTTGGAACTAACTACTAAGGAACTCCGTTATCTCTTCCTTAACGAATTCATCCTCTGTATTCATTTCGACAGCTG
Above is a genomic segment from Drosophila kikkawai strain 14028-0561.14 chromosome 3R, DkikHiC1v2, whole genome shotgun sequence containing:
- the LOC108073297 gene encoding zinc finger protein 852 isoform X2, which produces MELKLDMLNVCRTCLQDGDAQMVSIYERADDKERGGTLLCEKLESFSGIQITRTDHLPTRICLKCKAFLILAHKFRQICQRSHDFLSEYVVKDVEEPAVVVSESSPPPVATEQLEQLEVEVLDEAVWADDEQVEDVAAPLEKERPVVLAVETVPAPAIISSVKLHVCEICGNGYPRKSTLDTHMRRHTNERPFECEICHKSFHVNYQLMRHIRQHTGAKPYKCQYCQRCFADRTSLVKHERTHRNERPYGCQTCGKTFTYSSVLKEHYKTHTGEKPHTCKLCGKTFARTHNLVAHMQTQQHLNDPRTAGYLNTIKSSTTVTE
- the LOC108073306 gene encoding zinc finger protein Paris, coding for MHSQMTDEKLQCRICLLQPKDETLMPTQADFCAQIQRCTGIQLRENAAWPTRICTSCALLLRAALKLRSLCQDAEKALQQQKIGENVPRLEQNENESKDLPSKEASCSDSEVEYEYLEPYDLEAADSTDEIISIEPLTSTPTSLLEEESISPASEPDEDVGQAHAPPLACTVCHKVYADWVKLAAHLKVHNRGKPHECEICHKRFRQTPQLTRHMNTHTRNRPYKCDYCDSSFADPSTRIKHHRIHTNERPYKCKHCSKSFAYSNVLRVHINTHTGERPFSCQHCQRTFSQLHHKNAHERSHKPRVHAEAKTNLVEQIK
- the LOC108073297 gene encoding zinc finger protein 852 isoform X1 — encoded protein: MELKLDMLNVCRTCLQDGDAQMVSIYERADDKERGGTLLCEKLESFSGIQITRTDHLPTRICLKCKAFLILAHKFRQICQRSHDFLSEYVVKDVEEPAVVVSESSPPPVATEQLEQLEVEVLDEAVWADDEQVEDVAAPLEKERPVVLAVETVPAPAIISSVKLHVCEICGNGYPRKSTLDTHMRRHTNERPFECEICHKSFHVNYQLMRHIRQHTGAKPYKCQYCQRCFADRTSLVKHERTHRNERPYGCQTCGKTFTYSSVLKEHYKTHTGEKPHTCKLCGKTFARTHNLVAHMQTQQHLNDPRTAGYLNTIKSSTTVTVVQK